A genomic segment from Chloroflexota bacterium encodes:
- a CDS encoding MerR family transcriptional regulator encodes MRSPDDFDAVSEPDAGMRERPAVFIGVVAEITRVHPQTLRHYERIGLVTPGRSRGNVRLYSQEDIERVRLIQRLTHELGVNLAGVEVILNMRETHERQRQESERREQRLGDRHQLEIERLQAEIDRLRAALRRLVG; translated from the coding sequence ATGCGCTCCCCCGACGACTTTGACGCCGTCAGCGAACCGGACGCCGGCATGCGCGAGCGGCCCGCGGTGTTCATCGGCGTGGTGGCCGAAATCACCCGCGTGCATCCGCAAACGCTGCGCCACTACGAGCGCATCGGCCTGGTCACGCCGGGGCGGTCCCGGGGCAACGTGCGCCTCTATTCGCAGGAAGACATCGAGCGCGTGCGGCTGATTCAGCGCCTGACCCATGAGCTGGGCGTGAACCTGGCGGGCGTCGAGGTGATTCTGAACATGCGCGAGACCCATGAGCGGCAGCGGCAGGAATCGGAACGCCGGGAGCAACGCCTGGGCGATCGCCATCAGCTGGAGATCGAGCGCCTGCAGGCGGAGATCGATCGACTGCGCGCCGCGCTGCGCCGCCTGGTCGGATAG
- a CDS encoding AAA family ATPase has protein sequence MMNFDRFTEKAQETVQRAQSIMLEHAHNQLDAEHILLALLEPADGVAVRIVQRLRVSPDLIRGELRRLLADKPRVSVEDGDGGVAQGQMFVTPQTLELMNAAREEAERLSDEFVGNEHLLLAVARSRNSEAGHVLRRTGVDTEGIYGALRDVRGAQRSSSPSAESRYEVLEKYSTDLTEIARHDKLDPVIGREQEIKRVIQVLARRTKNNPALIGEPGVGKTAIVEGLAQRIAGNDVPRILRDRRVLAIDMGAMVAGSKFRGEFEERLKAVINEVRASDGEIILFFDELHQAVGAGAAEGAIDASSMLKPALARGELQAIGATTLDEFRTHVERDKALARRFQPVYVEEPSVEETVAVLQGLRPRYEQHHDLKINDEAIDAAARLSDRYLTERHLPDKAIDLMDEAAAKVRVDIFDTPPELRDVEKRIEELQEAEENAWQARDYERAANVKSDVLQLNAKLEDWRKRWLAERDLDDVVSREDIADVVSNITGIPVARMFEEEAARLLHMEDALHQRIVNQKEAVTAVADAIRRSRAGIADPRRPIGSFFFLGPTGVGKTELARALAEFMFDDESAMLRIDMSEFGERHSVSRLVGAPPGYVGYDDAAQLTEKVRRRPYQVVLFDEVEKAHPEIFNVLLQVLDDGRLTDGHGRVVDFSHTIIIMTSNVGAQQIRRENALGFRQSDAADSAASEDRAMRTRLRNELRKTFRPEFLNRVDEIIIFHSLTQPQLREIVDLMAADLGRRMAAQGIGVELTTAAKDRVLELGWNPDYGARPLRRTLQREVENHIARLLLDQSCDAGCRVRVDVADDDFTFDVQQAAPAVDGNNGAVSDAAVEPATTST, from the coding sequence ATGATGAACTTCGACCGATTCACCGAAAAGGCGCAAGAGACGGTGCAGCGCGCCCAGTCGATCATGCTGGAGCATGCGCACAACCAGCTCGACGCCGAGCACATCCTCCTGGCGCTGCTCGAGCCGGCGGACGGCGTGGCGGTGCGCATCGTCCAACGGCTGCGCGTCTCGCCGGACCTGATACGAGGCGAGCTGCGCCGCCTGCTGGCCGACAAGCCCCGCGTCAGCGTCGAGGACGGCGACGGCGGTGTGGCGCAGGGCCAGATGTTCGTGACGCCCCAAACCCTGGAGCTGATGAACGCGGCCCGCGAGGAGGCCGAACGCCTCAGCGACGAGTTCGTGGGCAACGAGCACCTGCTGCTGGCCGTGGCGCGCTCGCGCAACTCCGAGGCCGGGCACGTGCTGCGCCGCACCGGAGTCGATACGGAGGGCATCTACGGCGCCCTGCGCGACGTCCGGGGTGCCCAGCGCTCCTCCAGCCCGTCGGCTGAAAGCCGCTACGAGGTGCTCGAGAAGTACAGCACCGACCTCACCGAAATCGCGCGCCACGACAAGCTCGATCCGGTCATCGGTCGGGAGCAGGAAATCAAGCGCGTGATCCAGGTGCTCGCCCGCCGGACCAAGAACAACCCCGCCCTCATCGGCGAGCCGGGCGTCGGCAAGACCGCCATCGTCGAGGGCCTGGCCCAGCGCATCGCCGGCAACGACGTGCCGCGCATCCTGCGCGACCGCCGCGTGCTGGCCATCGACATGGGCGCCATGGTCGCCGGCTCGAAGTTCCGCGGCGAGTTCGAGGAGCGCCTAAAGGCCGTGATCAACGAGGTCCGCGCCTCCGACGGCGAGATCATCCTATTCTTCGACGAGCTGCACCAGGCCGTGGGCGCCGGCGCGGCCGAGGGCGCCATCGACGCGTCGAGCATGCTCAAGCCGGCCCTCGCGCGCGGCGAGCTGCAAGCCATCGGCGCCACCACGCTCGACGAGTTCCGCACCCACGTCGAGCGCGACAAGGCACTGGCGCGGCGGTTTCAGCCGGTCTACGTGGAAGAGCCCTCGGTCGAGGAAACGGTGGCGGTGCTACAGGGGTTGCGCCCGCGATACGAGCAGCACCACGACCTCAAGATCAACGACGAGGCCATCGATGCCGCCGCCCGCCTCTCCGACCGCTATCTCACCGAACGCCACCTGCCCGACAAGGCGATCGACCTGATGGACGAGGCAGCCGCGAAGGTTCGGGTCGACATCTTCGACACGCCGCCCGAGCTGCGCGACGTCGAGAAGCGCATCGAGGAGCTGCAGGAGGCGGAGGAAAACGCCTGGCAGGCCCGCGACTACGAGCGCGCCGCCAACGTCAAGTCGGACGTGCTGCAGCTCAACGCCAAGCTCGAGGACTGGCGCAAGCGCTGGCTGGCCGAGCGGGACCTGGACGACGTGGTCAGCCGCGAGGACATCGCCGACGTGGTCTCCAACATCACCGGCATTCCCGTGGCGCGCATGTTCGAAGAGGAGGCCGCGCGCCTGCTCCACATGGAAGACGCGCTGCACCAGCGCATCGTCAATCAGAAAGAGGCGGTGACCGCCGTTGCCGACGCCATCCGGCGCTCGCGCGCGGGCATCGCCGACCCGCGCCGGCCCATCGGCTCGTTCTTCTTCCTGGGACCCACCGGCGTGGGCAAGACCGAGCTGGCGCGCGCGCTGGCCGAGTTCATGTTCGACGACGAGTCGGCCATGCTGCGCATCGACATGTCCGAGTTCGGCGAGCGGCACTCGGTCAGCCGGCTGGTGGGGGCGCCGCCCGGCTACGTCGGCTACGACGACGCGGCCCAACTCACGGAGAAAGTCCGGCGCCGGCCCTACCAGGTGGTGCTCTTCGACGAGGTCGAAAAGGCCCACCCGGAAATCTTCAACGTCCTGCTGCAGGTGCTCGACGACGGGCGGCTCACCGACGGCCACGGGCGCGTGGTGGACTTCAGCCACACCATCATCATCATGACGTCCAACGTGGGCGCGCAGCAGATTCGACGCGAGAACGCCTTGGGATTCCGGCAAAGCGATGCCGCGGACTCGGCCGCCAGCGAAGACCGCGCCATGCGCACCCGGCTGCGAAACGAGCTGCGCAAGACCTTCCGGCCCGAGTTCCTCAACCGCGTGGACGAGATCATCATCTTCCACTCGCTGACCCAGCCGCAGCTGCGCGAGATCGTGGACCTGATGGCTGCCGACCTGGGCCGCCGCATGGCCGCGCAGGGCATCGGCGTCGAGCTCACCACCGCCGCCAAGGACCGCGTGCTCGAGCTCGGCTGGAACCCGGACTACGGCGCGCGGCCCCTGCGGCGCACCCTGCAGCGCGAGGTCGAAAACCACATCGCGCGGCTGCTGCTCGACCAGAGCTGCGATGCCGGCTGCAGGGTCCGCGTGGACGTGGCCGACGACGACTTCACGTTCGACGTGCAGCAGGCGGCGCCCGCGGTGGACGGCAACAACGGCGCTGTCTCCGACGCTGCCGTCGAACCGGCGACCACCAGCACTTAG
- a CDS encoding creatininase family protein: MTRDEIGALAPSAVAILPTAAIEQHGPHNPVGLDTMCCMAVARAAAEAAGPDLNVVVCPPLHFGSSHHHLPWPGVLTLTSHTFGVVVFELLDSLRMMGFRRVLVLNGHGGNEFLIQQTARDFVLDFREMHVVAGSYWDVAREALEAVPRDGGFSIPGHAGSFETSLMLHLDPELVRTEHIPVTGDTPLPAGLANVTEARDGDFLGDRPTGVSDDASHGTAELGRQYLDAAATVVAAQIREIAESAPE, from the coding sequence ATGACACGCGATGAAATCGGCGCCCTGGCGCCCTCGGCGGTGGCCATCCTGCCCACCGCGGCCATCGAGCAGCACGGGCCGCACAATCCCGTGGGCCTCGACACCATGTGCTGCATGGCGGTGGCACGCGCCGCGGCGGAGGCCGCCGGCCCGGACCTCAACGTGGTCGTGTGCCCGCCGCTGCACTTCGGCAGCTCCCACCATCACCTGCCGTGGCCCGGCGTGCTGACGCTCACGAGCCACACCTTCGGCGTGGTGGTCTTCGAGCTGCTCGACAGCCTGCGCATGATGGGGTTCCGCCGCGTGCTGGTGCTGAACGGCCACGGCGGCAACGAGTTCCTGATCCAGCAGACCGCGCGCGACTTCGTCCTGGACTTTCGCGAGATGCACGTCGTCGCCGGCAGCTATTGGGATGTCGCTCGCGAGGCGCTGGAGGCCGTTCCGCGCGATGGAGGGTTCTCCATTCCCGGCCACGCGGGGTCGTTCGAGACGTCGCTCATGCTCCACCTGGACCCCGAGTTGGTGCGGACCGAACACATTCCCGTGACCGGCGACACGCCGCTGCCGGCCGGCCTCGCCAACGTCACTGAGGCGCGCGACGGAGACTTCCTGGGCGACCGGCCCACCGGCGTGAGCGACGACGCGTCGCACGGCACGGCCGAGTTGGGACGCCAGTATCTCGACGCGGCGGCGACGGTGGTGGCCGCACAGATTCGGGAGATCGCCGAATCGGCGCCCGAATGA
- a CDS encoding ASKHA domain-containing protein — MPTSTPEVRPISAPSTVSCRFLPEDRAIEAEVGTTILDAAHANDVPVETVCAGKGTCGTCRVLVRDAEVPEPTPHDKRRLAIAQLAGGWRLACQHPVDQGAVYSHPLGIRAVRVVESAGLGRISLDPNIQKIYVKPSPPTLHDPRADWSLVQDELAAAAGDLDPTRDALSRLGAIGEDISQGVTIVIAGNRVISVERGDTTGTAYGLAFDIGTTTVVGALMDLTTGQEVAVASDINGQHIYGGDVISRMSATMRGPEFVERLHRAILDTVRGIATRCLEAADVRPDRVYEATFVGNTVMTHLLLGIDPSRISYSPFAPTTVDPVSLRASELDLPVLPSAWVWVAPAVASYVGGDIVGVMLSTNLGRRRGTTLVIDVGTNGEIVLAHKRRLFATAAPAGPAFEGAEITRGMRAAPGAIERVRITPTSVDVDVIGGGEPEGICGSGLVDAVAELLRVGAVAPSGRLLSRHEMEQVLPGLAGRVRPDDTGGEFVLTGDPALPEESIALHAQDIRRLQLAKGSIRCGTNVLLREAGLQPSDLDRVLLAGAFGSYIDPAQALAIGLLPPVPEEAVEAIGNAAGHGARMCLLSLTSRVRATDLPGHVHYVELSAVPDFQDQFGDAMGFPAPDGDSG; from the coding sequence ATGCCCACATCGACCCCGGAGGTCCGTCCAATCAGCGCCCCCAGCACCGTTTCGTGCCGCTTCCTGCCCGAGGACCGCGCGATCGAAGCCGAAGTCGGCACCACGATCCTCGACGCCGCCCATGCCAACGACGTTCCCGTGGAGACGGTGTGCGCCGGCAAGGGCACCTGCGGCACCTGCCGGGTGCTGGTGCGCGACGCCGAGGTTCCCGAACCCACGCCGCACGACAAGCGCCGCCTGGCGATCGCGCAGCTGGCCGGCGGCTGGCGGCTGGCCTGCCAGCACCCGGTGGACCAAGGCGCGGTCTATTCGCATCCGCTTGGGATTCGCGCGGTGCGGGTGGTGGAAAGCGCCGGATTGGGGCGCATCAGTCTCGACCCCAACATCCAGAAGATTTATGTCAAGCCGTCACCGCCAACCCTGCACGATCCTCGCGCCGACTGGAGCCTGGTGCAGGACGAGCTGGCCGCGGCCGCGGGCGACCTCGATCCGACACGGGATGCGTTGAGCCGGCTGGGGGCGATCGGCGAGGACATCAGCCAGGGCGTCACGATCGTGATCGCGGGCAACCGGGTGATCTCGGTCGAGCGCGGCGATACCACCGGCACGGCCTACGGCCTGGCCTTCGACATCGGCACGACCACGGTGGTCGGGGCGCTGATGGACTTGACCACCGGGCAAGAAGTCGCCGTGGCGTCGGACATCAACGGCCAGCACATCTACGGCGGCGACGTGATCAGCCGCATGAGCGCCACCATGCGCGGTCCCGAGTTCGTCGAGCGGCTGCATCGGGCGATCCTGGACACCGTGCGCGGCATCGCCACGCGCTGCCTGGAGGCCGCCGACGTGCGGCCGGACCGCGTGTACGAGGCCACGTTCGTCGGCAACACGGTGATGACGCACCTGCTGCTGGGCATCGATCCGTCGCGCATCTCGTATTCGCCGTTCGCGCCGACCACGGTGGACCCGGTATCGCTGCGGGCGTCGGAGCTCGACTTGCCGGTGCTCCCGTCGGCGTGGGTGTGGGTGGCGCCGGCGGTGGCCAGCTATGTCGGCGGCGACATCGTGGGCGTGATGCTGAGCACGAACCTGGGCCGCCGCCGCGGTACGACGCTGGTGATCGACGTGGGCACCAATGGAGAGATCGTGCTGGCGCACAAGCGGCGGCTCTTCGCGACGGCGGCGCCCGCCGGACCGGCATTCGAGGGCGCAGAGATCACGCGCGGCATGCGCGCGGCGCCCGGGGCGATCGAGCGCGTGCGGATTACCCCCACGTCGGTGGATGTGGACGTGATCGGCGGCGGCGAGCCCGAGGGCATCTGTGGATCGGGCCTGGTGGATGCCGTGGCCGAGCTGCTGCGCGTGGGCGCGGTGGCGCCGAGCGGCCGGCTGCTCTCGCGGCACGAAATGGAGCAGGTCCTGCCCGGCCTGGCCGGCCGGGTGCGGCCGGACGACACGGGCGGCGAGTTCGTGCTCACGGGCGATCCGGCGTTGCCGGAGGAGAGCATCGCGCTGCATGCGCAGGACATCCGCCGTTTGCAGTTAGCGAAGGGCAGCATTCGCTGCGGCACGAACGTCCTCTTGCGCGAGGCCGGCCTGCAGCCCTCCGATCTCGACCGCGTGCTGCTGGCGGGCGCCTTCGGCAGCTATATCGACCCGGCGCAAGCCCTGGCCATCGGGCTGCTGCCGCCGGTGCCGGAGGAGGCGGTGGAGGCCATTGGCAACGCCGCCGGCCACGGCGCGCGCATGTGCCTGCTCTCGCTGACGTCGCGCGTGCGCGCCACCGACCTGCCCGGCCACGTGCATTATGTCGAGCTGTCCGCCGTCCCCGACTTCCAGGATCAGTTCGGCGACGCCATGGGCTTCCCGGCGCCGGACGGAGATTCGGGCTAG
- a CDS encoding NADH-quinone oxidoreductase subunit B, with protein sequence MTTTVDKLFSWAQSNALWGMGFGLACCAIEMMASASPHYDLDRFGTIFRSSPRQSDVMVVSGTVTNKMAPVVKRLYDQMPDPKWVIAMGACATCGGPFRSYSTLQGVDRVVPVDVYIAGCPPRPEALIDGIMMLQRKIQRDGIMGTGRLKALREEQAAEAG encoded by the coding sequence ATGACCACCACGGTTGACAAGCTCTTTTCCTGGGCCCAGTCCAACGCGCTGTGGGGCATGGGGTTCGGGCTGGCCTGCTGCGCCATCGAGATGATGGCGAGCGCCTCGCCCCACTACGATCTCGACCGCTTCGGCACCATCTTTCGCTCGTCGCCGCGGCAGTCGGACGTGATGGTCGTCTCCGGCACCGTCACCAACAAGATGGCCCCCGTCGTCAAGCGCCTCTATGACCAGATGCCCGACCCCAAGTGGGTGATCGCCATGGGCGCGTGCGCCACCTGCGGCGGGCCCTTCCGCAGCTACAGCACGCTGCAGGGCGTCGACCGCGTGGTGCCGGTGGACGTCTACATCGCCGGGTGCCCGCCGCGACCCGAGGCGCTCATCGACGGCATCATGATGCTGCAGCGCAAGATCCAGCGCGACGGCATCATGGGCACGGGCCGGTTGAAGGCGCTGCGCGAGGAGCAGGCGGCCGAAGCCGGATAG
- a CDS encoding PHP domain-containing protein yields MTTPDGRLRLELHAHTHASPDCGLSPTRLIELLQDRGIEALAVTDHNTMAGAFEMARVSPLPTILAEEIKSTAGDIIGLFLEEEIPRDMSPRDTVAAIKDQGGLVLVPHPFDSLRRSALREATESIREHIDILEVFNGRTLRERDNRTAQDYAHDHGLVASVGSDSHLAREVGVSWQVLKPWNDPAEFLDNLREAELHMELAPAWVHAGSSLHAYATKFRKRLNTWFAG; encoded by the coding sequence ATGACGACACCTGACGGCCGCCTCCGCCTGGAGCTTCACGCCCACACGCACGCGTCGCCCGACTGCGGGCTGAGCCCGACCCGACTCATCGAGCTGCTGCAAGATCGCGGCATCGAGGCGCTGGCGGTGACGGATCACAACACCATGGCGGGCGCCTTCGAGATGGCGCGCGTCTCACCCCTGCCCACCATCCTCGCCGAGGAGATCAAGAGCACCGCCGGCGACATCATCGGCCTCTTCCTGGAAGAAGAAATCCCGCGCGACATGTCGCCCAGGGACACCGTGGCCGCCATCAAGGACCAGGGCGGGCTGGTGCTCGTGCCGCACCCCTTCGACAGCCTGCGCCGGTCGGCGCTGCGGGAAGCCACGGAGAGCATTCGCGAGCACATCGACATCCTCGAGGTGTTCAACGGGCGCACCCTGCGCGAGCGCGACAACCGCACGGCGCAGGACTATGCGCACGACCATGGCCTCGTGGCGTCCGTCGGCTCGGACTCGCATCTCGCCCGCGAGGTGGGCGTGAGCTGGCAGGTGCTCAAGCCGTGGAACGATCCCGCCGAGTTTCTGGACAACCTGCGCGAGGCCGAGCTGCACATGGAGCTGGCGCCGGCGTGGGTGCATGCCGGCAGTTCGCTGCACGCCTACGCCACGAAGTTCCGGAAGCGGCTGAATACCTGGTTCGCCGGCTAG
- a CDS encoding ABC transporter ATP-binding protein has translation MTTAVEIVELEKAFDPSGLAGELRRLVGRPVTRVAALRRVTLRVARGEIYGVVGSNGSGKSTLARIVATLLTPDAGRARVFGRDVERESADVRRLLNRVSVDASFFKKLSPLENLVFSGRLYDLPPRAAEPRVRQILQRLGISGDPLTRPVEQMSRGMQQKVKVAVARAFLTSPVLLVLDEPTTGLDPASKRDVQAFIQEVRDSHDATVLLMSHDMDEIARLCDRMAVLDDGRIVAEGTPESLAAPGETLEDAFIRLTGHALGDTTNGRSARLEPAGVGEETRP, from the coding sequence ATGACCACCGCCGTTGAAATCGTTGAATTGGAAAAAGCCTTCGACCCGTCGGGTCTCGCGGGCGAGCTGCGCCGCCTGGTCGGACGGCCCGTGACCCGGGTCGCCGCACTGCGCCGCGTCACGTTGCGGGTGGCGCGAGGCGAGATTTACGGCGTCGTCGGCTCGAACGGCTCCGGCAAGTCCACGCTGGCCCGCATCGTGGCCACGCTTTTGACGCCCGACGCGGGCCGCGCGCGCGTGTTTGGCCGCGACGTGGAGCGTGAGTCCGCCGACGTGCGGCGCCTGCTGAATCGCGTGTCGGTCGACGCGTCGTTCTTCAAGAAGCTGAGCCCGCTGGAAAACCTCGTGTTCTCGGGGCGGCTCTACGACCTGCCGCCGCGCGCCGCCGAGCCCCGCGTGCGGCAGATTCTGCAACGGCTGGGCATCAGCGGTGACCCGCTCACGCGACCGGTCGAGCAGATGTCGCGCGGCATGCAGCAGAAGGTAAAGGTAGCGGTGGCGCGAGCCTTCCTGACCTCGCCAGTGCTGCTGGTGCTCGACGAGCCGACCACCGGGCTGGATCCGGCCTCTAAGCGCGACGTACAGGCCTTCATCCAGGAAGTACGCGACAGCCACGACGCCACGGTGCTGCTCATGTCGCACGACATGGACGAGATAGCCCGGCTGTGCGATCGCATGGCCGTGCTCGACGACGGCCGGATCGTCGCCGAGGGAACGCCCGAATCGCTGGCCGCGCCCGGCGAGACGCTTGAGGACGCCTTCATTCGCCTCACGGGCCATGCCCTGGGCGACACCACCAATGGACGCTCGGCGCGGCTCGAGCCTGCCGGCGTCGGGGAGGAGACGAGACCATGA
- a CDS encoding ABC transporter permease, producing MIAARREWRASYAFVELNFRAIKRYWGWEAVWLAFAIVNALTVAYIAPGGREVTGQAFATDRLVLFLVVGTVVWAYLQQVFDSVGFMIAWQRWGGTIESTFMAPARRLAMVAGTSAFAIVYAFIRALLVLGFVSLFFDLDLLQANWLTALATISVGSVGFLGLALMVAALPLLFLERGEQMVMITLAALLLVSGVFYPIEVLPGWLQVVGRLSPATYVLEGMRAAVLDGATIGDVAEVFPPLLAIAAVALPLGVVVFRAAERYALRSGRLKRHG from the coding sequence ATGATTGCCGCCCGGCGTGAATGGCGCGCGTCCTACGCCTTTGTGGAACTGAATTTCCGCGCCATCAAGCGCTACTGGGGCTGGGAAGCCGTTTGGTTGGCCTTTGCCATCGTCAACGCGCTAACGGTGGCCTACATCGCGCCCGGCGGACGCGAGGTCACGGGCCAAGCCTTTGCCACCGACCGGCTGGTGCTCTTTCTGGTCGTCGGCACCGTGGTGTGGGCCTATCTGCAGCAGGTGTTCGACTCCGTCGGCTTCATGATCGCCTGGCAGCGCTGGGGAGGAACGATTGAAAGCACCTTCATGGCCCCGGCCCGGCGTCTCGCCATGGTGGCCGGCACCAGCGCCTTTGCGATTGTGTACGCCTTCATCCGCGCCCTCCTGGTGCTGGGTTTCGTCTCGCTGTTCTTCGACCTCGACCTGCTGCAGGCCAACTGGCTCACGGCACTGGCCACGATCAGCGTCGGCAGCGTTGGGTTTCTCGGATTAGCGCTTATGGTGGCCGCGCTGCCGCTGCTGTTCCTGGAACGCGGCGAACAGATGGTGATGATCACCCTCGCGGCGCTGCTGCTGGTGTCCGGCGTGTTCTACCCGATCGAGGTGCTGCCGGGCTGGCTCCAGGTCGTGGGGCGCTTGTCGCCGGCCACCTACGTGCTGGAGGGCATGCGCGCCGCGGTGCTGGACGGCGCAACCATCGGCGATGTCGCCGAGGTGTTCCCGCCGCTGCTGGCCATCGCGGCGGTGGCCCTGCCGCTGGGCGTCGTGGTCTTCCGCGCCGCCGAGCGCTATGCGCTGCGCAGCGGGCGCCTGAAGCGACACGGATGA